One Salvelinus sp. IW2-2015 unplaced genomic scaffold, ASM291031v2 Un_scaffold2156, whole genome shotgun sequence DNA window includes the following coding sequences:
- the LOC112073123 gene encoding follistatin-A isoform X2 codes for MLRMLQKLQLQPGILLLLIWLCHFMEDQKVQAGNCWLQQGKNGRCQVLYVPGMSREECCRSGRLGTSWTEEDVPNSTLFRWMIFNGGAPNCIPCKETCDNVDCGPGKRCKMNRRSKPRCVCAPDCSNVTWKGPVCGSDGKTYKDECALLKSKCKVQLDLEVQYQGKCKKTCRDVLCPGSSTCVVDQTNNAYCVMCNRICPEQRSPDQFLCGNDGIIYASACHLRRATCLLGRSIGVAYQGRCIKAKSCXDIQCRAGKKCLWDARMSRGRCSLCDEACPESRMDEAVCASDNTTYPSECAMKQTACSLGTLLEVKHSGSCN; via the exons ATGCTCAGGATGCTACAGAAACTCCAGCTCCAACCGGGGATTCTTCTACTATTGATATGGCTCTGTCATTTCATGGAAGATCAAAAAGTACAag CTGGTAACTGCTGGTTACAGCAGGGGAAGAACGGGAGGTGTCAGGTGCTCTACGTACCGGGGATGAGCCGAGAGGAGTGCTGTAGAAGCGGGAGGCTGGGGACGTCATGGACCGAGGAGGATGTACCCAACAGCACCTTGTTCCGGTGGATGATCTTTAACGGCGGAGCCCCCAACTGCATACCCTGCAAAG AAACGTGCGACAACGTGGACTGTGGACCTGGAAAGAGATGCAAGATGAACAGGAGAAGCAAGCCACGCTGCGTCTGCGCGCCAGACTGCTCCAACGTCACTTGGAAAGGACCTGTCTGCGGATCGGATGGAAAGACGTACAAAGACGAGTGTGCGTTGCTCAAGTCCAAATGTAAAGTCCARCTGGACCTGGAAGTGCAGTACCAGGGCAAATGCAAGA AGACKTGCCGTGACGTGTTATGCCCGGGAAGCTCCACGTGCGTCGTTGACCAGACGAATAACGCATATTGTGTGATGTGTAATCGGATCTGCCCTGAACAGAGGTCACCGGATCAGTTCCTGTGTGGCAACGACGGGATCATCTATGCCAGCGCGTGCCATCTGAGGAGGGCCACATGTCTCCTGGGCAGATCCATAGGAGTAGCATATCAGGGGAGATGCATCA aGGCCAAGTCGTGCSAYGACATCCAGTGCAGRGCYGGGAAGAAGTGTCTATGGGATGCCAGGATGAGCCGAGGCCGCTGCTCCCTCTGTGACGAGGCGTGTCCGGAGAGCCGGATGGACGAGGCGGTGTGCGCCAGCGACAACACCACCTACCCCTCAGAGTGTGCTATGAAGCAGACTGCCTGCTCACTGGGAACGCTCCTGGAGGTTAAGCATTCAGGATCTTGCAACT GA
- the LOC112073123 gene encoding follistatin-A isoform X1 — translation MLRMLQKLQLQPGILLLLIWLCHFMEDQKVQAGNCWLQQGKNGRCQVLYVPGMSREECCRSGRLGTSWTEEDVPNSTLFRWMIFNGGAPNCIPCKETCDNVDCGPGKRCKMNRRSKPRCVCAPDCSNVTWKGPVCGSDGKTYKDECALLKSKCKVQLDLEVQYQGKCKKTCRDVLCPGSSTCVVDQTNNAYCVMCNRICPEQRSPDQFLCGNDGIIYASACHLRRATCLLGRSIGVAYQGRCIKAKSCXDIQCRAGKKCLWDARMSRGRCSLCDEACPESRMDEAVCASDNTTYPSECAMKQTACSLGTLLEVKHSGSCNSITEAPEEEEEEEEEEEQEDQDYTIYIHLSSLLDG, via the exons ATGCTCAGGATGCTACAGAAACTCCAGCTCCAACCGGGGATTCTTCTACTATTGATATGGCTCTGTCATTTCATGGAAGATCAAAAAGTACAag CTGGTAACTGCTGGTTACAGCAGGGGAAGAACGGGAGGTGTCAGGTGCTCTACGTACCGGGGATGAGCCGAGAGGAGTGCTGTAGAAGCGGGAGGCTGGGGACGTCATGGACCGAGGAGGATGTACCCAACAGCACCTTGTTCCGGTGGATGATCTTTAACGGCGGAGCCCCCAACTGCATACCCTGCAAAG AAACGTGCGACAACGTGGACTGTGGACCTGGAAAGAGATGCAAGATGAACAGGAGAAGCAAGCCACGCTGCGTCTGCGCGCCAGACTGCTCCAACGTCACTTGGAAAGGACCTGTCTGCGGATCGGATGGAAAGACGTACAAAGACGAGTGTGCGTTGCTCAAGTCCAAATGTAAAGTCCARCTGGACCTGGAAGTGCAGTACCAGGGCAAATGCAAGA AGACKTGCCGTGACGTGTTATGCCCGGGAAGCTCCACGTGCGTCGTTGACCAGACGAATAACGCATATTGTGTGATGTGTAATCGGATCTGCCCTGAACAGAGGTCACCGGATCAGTTCCTGTGTGGCAACGACGGGATCATCTATGCCAGCGCGTGCCATCTGAGGAGGGCCACATGTCTCCTGGGCAGATCCATAGGAGTAGCATATCAGGGGAGATGCATCA aGGCCAAGTCGTGCSAYGACATCCAGTGCAGRGCYGGGAAGAAGTGTCTATGGGATGCCAGGATGAGCCGAGGCCGCTGCTCCCTCTGTGACGAGGCGTGTCCGGAGAGCCGGATGGACGAGGCGGTGTGCGCCAGCGACAACACCACCTACCCCTCAGAGTGTGCTATGAAGCAGACTGCCTGCTCACTGGGAACGCTCCTGGAGGTTAAGCATTCAGGATCTTGCAACT CCATTACAGAAGCcccggaggaagaggaggaggaggaggaggaggaggagcaggaagatCAGGACTACACGATTTATATCCACCTGTCCTCCTTATTGGATGGATAG